The genomic segment GCTGATCCTGGTGCAGTCATTGTAAAATTGGCTCACGAAAAAGGGATTCAAGTCATTCCACTTGTTGGACCTTCCTCTATTGTATTAGCTATGATGGCTTCAGGAATGAATGGACAGAGTTTTACTTTTAATGGATATTTACCCATTGACAAAAGTGATAAAAAATCAGCTTTGAAAAATTTAGAAAAATTGTCTTTTGACAAAAATCAATCGCAAATTTTTATTGAAACACCCTACCGCAACAATAAATTATTAGAAGATATTCTACAAGCCTTACAACCTTCAACACACCTTTGTATTGCAACTGATATTACCTTACCAACAGAATATATCAAAACTTTACGCGCTTCCGATTGGAAAAAGACAAAAGTAGATTTGCACAACCGACCTACAATTTTTATTATTCATAAATTTTAATTTGTTATAAAAATTTTAAGCATATTTCTTAAAATATTATGCATGCATACTATTTATTACTTATATTTACTTCATTAAACAAATGAAACTATGAGTTATACAGATAAAATGCTGCGCGATGACGCATTAAAAGGAAAAGTAATTGTGGTTACAGGTGGCGGAAGCGGTTTGGGCAAAGCTATGACTAAATATTTTTTGGAATTAGGAGCCAAAGTAGCCATTACTTCTCGTGATTTAGACAAACTAAAAAACACTGCTGCCGAATTAGAAACACAAACTGGCGGAACTTGTTTACCTATTCAATGTGACGTTCGTCATTATGAAGAAGTAGAAAACATGCTTCAAGAAACATTGAAAACGTTTGGCAAAGTAGATATTTTATTAAACAATGCAGCAGGTAATTTCATTTCGCCTACAGAGCGTTTATCATCAAATGCATTTGACACCGTCATTGATATTGTTCTAAAGGGAACCAAAAACTGTACGCTCGCTTTTGGAAAGCATTGGATTGATACCAAACAAACTTCATCAACTGTACTTAACATTGTTACTACCTATGCTTGGACAGGTTCAGCTTATGTTGTACCAAGCGCCACTGCAAAAGCAGGAGTATTGGCTATGACAAAAAGTTTAGCCGTAGAATGGGCAAAATACGGGATTCGTACCAATGCCATTGCGCCAGGGCCATTTCCAACTAAAGGAGCTTGGGATCGATTATTACCAGGTGATTTAGCTGAAAAATTTGATATGGCTAAAAAAGTACCCTTAAAACGTGTGGGCGATCATCAAGAATTAGCCAATTTAGCTGCCTATTTAGTTTCTGACTTTTCTGCCTATATTAATGGAGAAGTGGTAGTCATTGACGGAGGTGAATGGTTAAAAGGTGCCGGACAATTTAATCTTCTAGAGGATATTCCTGCTGAAATGTGGGATATGCTAGAAATGATGATTAAAGCAAAGAAAAACAAATAAATCAAAACATTAAAAGAGCACTATTTTTAGTTGCTCTTTTTTTTATTCTGTAAAAAAATTAAATATATCAATTTAGCAAACATTTAGTAAAAAAGGAAATCACTCAGAATAAAATTCCTATTTTTGTTAGGTAAACATTATAATCACAATTTATGCTCATTATAGGAATTGCAGGAGGAACTGGAAGTGGTAAAACAACTGTAGTCAATCAAATCGTAAATGAATTACCAGAAACTGAAGTGGGGATTATTTCACAAGATTCTTATTATAAAGAGAATGTTGGAATGACTTATGAAGAAAGAGCTGCAATTAATTTTGATCATCCTAGATCAATAGATTTTGAGTTATTGGTAGAGCATCTTAAAGAATTAAAAGCAGGTAATAACATCAATCAACCCGTTTATTCTTTTGTTTCTCACAATAGAACAAGCGACACTGTTTTTACTCATCCTAGAAAAGTAATGGTTGTTGAAGGAATTTTAATTTTAACCAATCCCGAATTGAGAGACCTTTTTGATGTAAAAATTTATGTTCAAGCTGATCCAGACGAGCGTCTAATTCGTAGATTAAAAAGAGATATCGCAGATCGTGGTAGAGATATGAATGAAGTACTCAACAGATACCAAACTACTTTAAAACCAATGCACCAGCAATTTATTGAACCTACAAAAGCATTTGCCGATATTATCATCCCTAACGACAAATACAACACTGTAGCGATCGATGTAGTTCGTGCCGTAATTAATCAAAAATTAAACGTTTAATAAAATAATATTTATCTAAAATCCAATTGTAACACAATTTTATTTTGGAGCTTTTTCCCGCTTTACGTTACAATCCATTCTAAAAAGAATGGGATTTTCACTGCAATCGGGGCTAAAATATAGAAACAATGACAAATCCGCTTAAAAACAAATCTTGGTTTAAACTATTGAGCAACAAATACATTTTAGTATTAGTGTTTTTTACGGGCTGGATGCTTTTTTTAGACAACTATTCGTATTTCGATCATCGCTTCTTAGACAATCAAATCGACGAATTAGAAGACAATAAATCGTATTACCAAGAAGAAATCAAGAAAGACAAAAGGCATATAAAAGAACTCAAGAATATTGAATATGTTGAGAAATATGCACGTGAAAAATATTATATGAAGAAAGATAGTGAAGACATTTATATCATAGAGTTTGAAGGAGACAGTGCCATCAAAACAAAATAAATTATCTCTTCTATTTTTAATTCGAAACAACAACGCTAATGAAACCTCTTTTTACAAATTTCGCTCCTGTTTCTGCCAAAGAATGGAAACAA from the Flavobacterium ammonificans genome contains:
- a CDS encoding SAM-dependent methyltransferase, yielding MNTKTSLGKLYLIPVTMGESDPMDVLPQTVKRAIELIDCYIVENEKTARKSIKAVLPEKKQSELVLFALNKHTDAKEHLSFIQPLLEGKNVGLMSEAGCPGVADPGAVIVKLAHEKGIQVIPLVGPSSIVLAMMASGMNGQSFTFNGYLPIDKSDKKSALKNLEKLSFDKNQSQIFIETPYRNNKLLEDILQALQPSTHLCIATDITLPTEYIKTLRASDWKKTKVDLHNRPTIFIIHKF
- a CDS encoding SDR family oxidoreductase, which produces MSYTDKMLRDDALKGKVIVVTGGGSGLGKAMTKYFLELGAKVAITSRDLDKLKNTAAELETQTGGTCLPIQCDVRHYEEVENMLQETLKTFGKVDILLNNAAGNFISPTERLSSNAFDTVIDIVLKGTKNCTLAFGKHWIDTKQTSSTVLNIVTTYAWTGSAYVVPSATAKAGVLAMTKSLAVEWAKYGIRTNAIAPGPFPTKGAWDRLLPGDLAEKFDMAKKVPLKRVGDHQELANLAAYLVSDFSAYINGEVVVIDGGEWLKGAGQFNLLEDIPAEMWDMLEMMIKAKKNK
- the udk gene encoding uridine kinase, with the translated sequence MLIIGIAGGTGSGKTTVVNQIVNELPETEVGIISQDSYYKENVGMTYEERAAINFDHPRSIDFELLVEHLKELKAGNNINQPVYSFVSHNRTSDTVFTHPRKVMVVEGILILTNPELRDLFDVKIYVQADPDERLIRRLKRDIADRGRDMNEVLNRYQTTLKPMHQQFIEPTKAFADIIIPNDKYNTVAIDVVRAVINQKLNV
- a CDS encoding FtsB family cell division protein; amino-acid sequence: MTNPLKNKSWFKLLSNKYILVLVFFTGWMLFLDNYSYFDHRFLDNQIDELEDNKSYYQEEIKKDKRHIKELKNIEYVEKYAREKYYMKKDSEDIYIIEFEGDSAIKTK